The genomic region ACCGGCGCGATCATGCCGATGGATCTCATCCGGCACGCGAGGCTGCTGCGCGACCAGTACTCCCTGAGCCTCGAGACGGGTGTGATCCTGGGCGCCTCGAGCGGGGTCAGCGAGATCGTGGTCGCGCCGCGCTCGCCGTTGATCGGTGAATCGGTGTCGCCGGGGATGAAGACCCCGTCGGGCGACCTCGTCGTCCTGGCGGTGCGCCGCGGCGACGATCTGCTGAAGGGCCCCGACATCGCCGTGCAGATGGGGGACGTGCTGCTGCTGCAGGGAACGTGGGATGAGCTGAGCCGCCACGCCGCCGCCCCCGGCGTGCTGGCCGTCGACGCTCCCGAGATGATGCGGCGCTCCGTCCCTCTCGGCAGCGGCGCGAAGCGGGCGCTGGTGATCCTGGGGCTCATGGTCGTGCTGCTGTCGACCGGTCTCGTGCCGGCGGCCGTCGCCGCGCTGCTGGCCGCCGGCGCTCTCGTGGTCACCGGCACCGTCACGCCGACCCGCGCCTACCGTTCGATCTCGTGGACGACGATCGTCCTCATCGCGGGCATGATCCCGCTTTCGACGGCCTTCACCAAGACCGGCGCCGCCGACCTCGTCGCCGAGTACCTGCTCGGTGTGCTCGGCGATTCGAGTCCGCATCTCGCGCTTCTCGTCCTCGTCGTCGTCACGGTCGTGCTCAGCCAGCTGATCAGCAACACCGCGACGGTCCTGATCATCGCCCCCATCGCCATCGCGATCTCGGCGACGATGGAGGTCTCGGTGCTGCCGTTCATGATGGCGCTCACGGTCGCGGGCGCCGCGGCATTCCTGACCCCGATCGCGACGCCTGCCAACCTCATGGTCATGGATCCCGGCGGCTACAAGTTCGGCGACTACTGGAAGCTCGGCATCCCCCTGACGCTGTTCTTCATCGTCATGGCGGTGCTCTACGTCCCCGTGATCTGGCCCTTCTGACATCCGCGAACCTCGGTGCGTAGTGTGGAGACGTGACGAACGACACGGCCACGCCGCGCCCCAACCGCGGACGAGCCGCCGGGCCCGAGAACCGGCGTGCGCTCATCGCGGCCGCGCGCGAGATCTACGCCACCGAGGGCCCGTCGGCGCCGTTCAGCGCGATCGCCAAGCGCGCCGGTGTCGGCCAGGGCAGCCTGTACCGCCATTTCCCGGATCGCATCGCGATGGCCGTGGCGGTCTTCGAGGACAACATCGCCGAGCTCGACGCGCAGCTCGCCGGCCCGGACGCGGGGGTGGCAGATCTGCTCGCCCGCGTGGCCGACCAGGCGATGGCCTCGACCGCCCTGATCGGACTCGTCACATCGGACCTGGAGGATCCGCGCGTGACGCCTCTGGGCGAGCGGTTCCAGCGGGTCGTCGCGCGCCTCGTCGAGAACGATCGGACAGCCGGACGCATCGGCGCACACGTCGAGGACGCGGACGTCGCGATGGCCGTCGGGATGCTCGCGAGCGAGCTCGCCCACACCCCCGAACCGGACAGGCCCCGGGTCGCGGCGCGCGCGCAGGCTCTCTTCGCGGCGGCTTTCGCCCCGCGGTGAGCCCGAGGGATCTATGCTCCTGTCGTGGGCAGGTTCATCTACGACACCGTCGCGAACGGCGTCGACATCGAAGACCGTACTCTCGCGCATCTGCGCATCGTCGTGATGAACAAGCTGCGCCGCGGCGAGTCGTTCATGTTCGACGTCGAGGTGGGCGACGGCAGCGGGCGACGCAGCTTCTGGATGCACTCCTCGGTGCCCCTGCAGTTCCACTTCTACGGCAGCCGGCAGCCGCGCATCAACCGCGTCTGGGTCGAGGAGATGATGCTCGCGGCGGGTGGCCCCAACGGGCTGTCGATCATGCCGGAGCCTGCCGAGGAGACGGCGGCGCCGCTCACCGACGAGTGATCACCCGGAGATCTCGCCTCGCTTCTTCGGAGACCGGGACACGCGTGCATCCGACACCTGGAGCCGGTCGACCTCGAGGTTCTCGACTTCGACGCTGCCGAGGATGACATCCCCCGACTCGGGAGTGGGCTGACCGCCGGCGCCGTCCTCGGACGGATCGGTGTCGATGTGCTCGGCGACGAGCACGATGCCGCCGGTCGAGGACACCGAATTGGCCAGATCCGCGATCCACTCGCGGCTGAGCTCGGTCGGCTCGGGGTCGTCGAAGACGAAGCGGAGCGGGATCGACGGATGCAGCCAGATCGTGCTGCGTCCGCGAGGCTCGTCGTCGGGGTGGCGCCACGAGAGCGTGAAGGTCTCGTTGCGGCGCAGCTTGGTCACGATGACGACCTTGAGGTGCGCCAGCGCTCGATCCTCGATGTGGATCGGGGTGTCCGACCCGCCGTAATAGATGGTGCCCACGCAGGAAACACTAGAGCGTGACCGGGGTCTTCGGTGCGATCCGGAGGTAGCGTCATCGGGGAGGTGCCCATGAGCGACGAGGAAGGCCGTCGGCGTGCGGGGCGGATGCCGTGGCCCACGGCGACCGTCGCGACGGTGCGGAGCCTCTACACGCTGCGGCCGTCGCCGGGACCGCGCTGGCCCCTGGCGCTGCAGGCGGCGCTGTCGGTCGCCGTCCCGATCGCGGTGATGACGCTCGTCGGGCGCCCCGAGCTCGGGTACCAGGCCGCCACCGGCGCCTTCACGGCCCTGCACGTCGGTCAGCTCCGCCCGGGCGAGCGCGCGAGGCTGCTCCCGTTCGTCGCCGCAGCCCTCATCGCGAGCAGCGCCCTGGGCGTGCTGGTCGGACCGTCGATCGCGGCCACGCTCGTCGGCCTCGTCGTCCTCACGGCGCTCGCGAGCGCGTTCACGTTCGGGTTCCGGCTGGGCCCCCCGGGTCCCATCTTCTTCGTGCTCGTCTTCGGCGTCTCGGCCCACGTCTCGGCGGTCGCCCCGTCGTTCTCTGCGGGGGAGTTCCTGCTGGCACTGTCGGGCGGCTGCGTGTTCTCGTACCTGCTCGCCGTGACCCCGCTCGTGCTGCCGCGCGTCCGTCGCGAGCCGGCTCGCCCCGTCGCCGAGCTGATGGCGCGGCCGGTGTGGGACGCCCCGACCGTCACGATGATCCTCCGGGCCGTGGCCGTCGCGGCGGTGGGCGCCGTGGTGGGCATCTGGGTGGATCCCGACCGCGCGTACTGGATCGTCACGTCGGGCATCGCCGTGGCTGCCGGCGTCGTCGCGCTCGAGCGCCGCATCGCCATCAGCCGCGGCCTGCACCGTGCGATCGGCACGGTCGCCGGGGCGGGCCTGTACTTCCTGCTCATCCTCGTGCCGTGGGCGGGCTATGCCCTCGCGGCGCTGCTGGGCACGCTGCAGTTCGTGATCGAGCTGCTCGTGGTGCGCAACTATGCGCTCGCGCTGCTGTTCATCACGCCGCTGGTGCTGCTGCTGACGGGAGCCGCGACCGGCTCCATCGGCTCGATCGCGGTCGCCGACGAGCGCGTGATCGACACGCTCGTCGGCTCGGCGCTGGGGATGCTCGTGGCCCTCGTGCCCGGGCTCCGCGCCCGCAAGCCGGCCGCGGGCTGAGCGCCGGGACGGGTCCGGGCGCCCTGGCTACAGCCGGGCCCAGGCCTCGGTGAGGACGCCGCGCAGGATCTGCTCGATCTCGACGAACTCGCTCGGGCCGATCGTCAGCGGCGGGGCGAGCTGGATGACGGGGTCGCCGCGGTCGTCGGCGCGGCAGTACAGCCCGGCGTCGAACAGCGCCTTCGACATGAAGCCGCGCAGCAGGCGCTCGGACTCGTCGTCGTCGAAGGTCTCCTTGGTGGTCTTGTCCTTGACCAGCTCGATGCCGAAGAAGTAGCCGTCGCCGCGCACGTCGCCCACGATCGGCAGGTCGGTGAGCTTCTCGAGCGTGCGGCGGAAGATCGGGGAGTTCTCGCGCACGCGCTCGTTGAGCCCCTCCTCCTCGAAGATATCGAGGTTCTCCAGCGCCACCGCGGCCGACACCGGGTGCCCGGCGAAGGTGTAGCCGTGGGCGAACGAGGCGTTCCCCGTCGAGAACGGCTCGTAGATGCGGTCGCTGACGACGGTGCCGCCCAGCGGCGAGTAGCCGCTCGTGGCGCCCTTGGCGAAGGTGATCATGTCGGGCTGGTAGCCGTACGCGTCGGCGGCGAAGAACTCGCCGATGCGCCCGAACGCGCAGATGACCTCGTCCGAGACCAGCAGCACGTCGTACTTGTCGCAGATCTCGCGGACGCGCTGGAAGTAGCCGGGCGGGGGCGGGAAGCATCCGCCCGAGTTCTGCACGGGCTCGAGGAAGACCGCCGCGACGGTCTCGGGGCCCTCGAACTGGATCATCTCCTCGATGCGGTCGGCGGCCCACTTGCCGAACTCCTCCTCCGTGCCGCCGGGGAAGCCCTGCTCCGCGGCGCGGTAGAAGTTCGTGTTGGGCACGCGGAAGCCGCCCGGCGTGATCGGCTCGAACATCTGCTTCATGCCGGGAAGGCCCGTGATCGCGAGGGCGCCCTGCGGCGTGCCGTGGTAGGCGATGGCGCGCGAGATGACCTTGTGCTTCATCGGCCGGCCGACGAGCTTCCAGTACTGCTTGGCGAGCTTGAACGCAGTCTCGACGGCCTCGCCGCCCCCGGTGGAGAAGAAGACGTGGTTGAGGTCGCCGGGCGCGTAGCCGGCGATGCGGTCGGCGAGCTCGATCGCGGCCGGGTGGGCGTACGACCAGATCGGGAAGAAAGCGAGCTGCTCGGCCTGCTTGGCGGAGGCCTCGGCGAGCCGGCGGCGGCCGTGGCCGGCGTTGACGACGAAGAGGCCGGCGAGGCCGTCGATGTACTTCTTGCCCTGCGAGTCCCAGATGTGGTGGCCCTCGCCCTTGACGATGATCGGGACGCCGGGGCCCTCGGTCATCACCGACTGGCGGGCGAAATGCATCCAGAGGTGGTCGCGCGCCATCCCCTGCAGCTCTGCCTCGGTGCGGGCGTGGCGGTCGGTGGTCGTGGACATGCGGGGCCTCCTGTGGCGTGTCCCGATCGACGATACCCGCGCGCCCCCGGGGCGACCGGCGACGGTTCGTATCGTTCTCGTCGCGTCCCGCGGCGGTCCGTCCGGCCCGCTGCGGGGCCCGGCATCGGGGTCAGGTGGGGAGCGCGTGGCCCTTCGGGAGCGCCAGGACAAGGGATGCCGGCTCGATCCGCACCGTCACGTGGACGGCGAGGCCGAACTCGTCGCCGTCGAGCTGCACCGCCTGCGGACCCTCTGTGGAGCCGATGTCGAGGCCTTCGCCGCGCGAGTACCGCACGGAGCTGTCCTCGGTGCGGAGCTTGAGCACTTCGCGGCCGGCGCGGAACTTGCGCAGCACGCTGTTGTCCCACGCCACGCGACGCCACACGAAGATCCAGCCGAGCGGGCCCTTGGGCTCGAACACGACGATGTCCAGCTCGCCGTCCGCCACCGACGCCTCGGGGATGAGCGAGAGCCCTCCCGGCAGCGACCCGCAGTTGGCGAACAGGATGCTCTGCACCTTCGCGGCGTGCAGCCGGTGACCCACGATCTGGTACATCACGCGGAAGGGCTTGGCGTTCACGAGCGAACGGGCGGCGCCGTCGACGTACGCGACCCAGCCGACCGTCTTCTTCAGCTGGGGGCTCGTGTTGGCGATCATGGCGGCATCCAGGCCCATGCCCCCCATCACCACGAACGCGCGCTCCTCATGGGTGCCGTCGGCGCGCCGCATGGCGGCGAAGCCGACGTCCATCGCGACCTTGTCTCCGTCGAAGGTCGCGCGGATCATCTTGTCGCGGTTCTCGAGCGGCAGCCGCAGATTGCGTGCGAGCAGATTGCCGGTGCCGCTGGGGACGATCGTCAGGGGCACTCCGCTGCCGCACATCGCCTCGGAGACCGCACGCACGGTTCCGTCGCCGCCGGCCACGAGGACGGCATCCGCCCCGTCGTCGAGCGCGGTGCGCGCCACGCCGTCGCCGAGGTCCTCGGGCGTCGTCTCGTAGAAGAGCGGCGGCCCCCAGCCCGCGGCGGCAGACGCCTTCTCGACTGAGGCGCGGATCGCGGGGGTGGCGACCTTGGTGGGGTTGTAGACCAGGGCCGCGCGCCGGGGCGAGCCGGGTTCGCCTGCGCGGTCGGAGTCGCTCGCCATGGGTACAGAGTAGGGCCGGACGGGATCGGATGCCGTCTCAGCCGGATACCGGATGTGCATGCGCCGGCAGCCCCGGCGCGCGGCATACGGAGAAAACCCCCGATTAGACTGAACGGATGATCGATCCCGTGCTGCTCCGCGACAACCCCGAGCTGATCAAGCGCTCGCAGGAGGCCCGCGGGGAATCGCCCGAGACCGTGGACGCCGCGGTCGCCGCCGACCAGGCCCGTCGCGCCGCGATCACGGCGTTCGAGGAGCTGCGCGCGGCGCAGAACGCCCACGGCAAGAAGG from Microbacter sp. GSS18 harbors:
- a CDS encoding aspartate aminotransferase family protein produces the protein MSTTTDRHARTEAELQGMARDHLWMHFARQSVMTEGPGVPIIVKGEGHHIWDSQGKKYIDGLAGLFVVNAGHGRRRLAEASAKQAEQLAFFPIWSYAHPAAIELADRIAGYAPGDLNHVFFSTGGGEAVETAFKLAKQYWKLVGRPMKHKVISRAIAYHGTPQGALAITGLPGMKQMFEPITPGGFRVPNTNFYRAAEQGFPGGTEEEFGKWAADRIEEMIQFEGPETVAAVFLEPVQNSGGCFPPPPGYFQRVREICDKYDVLLVSDEVICAFGRIGEFFAADAYGYQPDMITFAKGATSGYSPLGGTVVSDRIYEPFSTGNASFAHGYTFAGHPVSAAVALENLDIFEEEGLNERVRENSPIFRRTLEKLTDLPIVGDVRGDGYFFGIELVKDKTTKETFDDDESERLLRGFMSKALFDAGLYCRADDRGDPVIQLAPPLTIGPSEFVEIEQILRGVLTEAWARL
- a CDS encoding SLC13 family permease, coding for MDPVVATLVILVLAIVAFVSNRVPLGIVAIGVALALYFTGVLTLNEALAGFGDPTVLFIAALFVVSESLDASGVMAWAGQKVIGRAGTKRTTLIIVIALLAALVSAIISVNGATAALLPLVVVVAARAALPASQMLMPLAFAASAGSLLLLTGTPVNIIVSDLAASSGARAFGYWEFALVGVPVVVGAVILLVIFSKRLLPERTGAIMPMDLIRHARLLRDQYSLSLETGVILGASSGVSEIVVAPRSPLIGESVSPGMKTPSGDLVVLAVRRGDDLLKGPDIAVQMGDVLLLQGTWDELSRHAAAPGVLAVDAPEMMRRSVPLGSGAKRALVILGLMVVLLSTGLVPAAVAALLAAGALVVTGTVTPTRAYRSISWTTIVLIAGMIPLSTAFTKTGAADLVAEYLLGVLGDSSPHLALLVLVVVTVVLSQLISNTATVLIIAPIAIAISATMEVSVLPFMMALTVAGAAAFLTPIATPANLMVMDPGGYKFGDYWKLGIPLTLFFIVMAVLYVPVIWPF
- a CDS encoding helix-turn-helix domain containing protein; its protein translation is MTNDTATPRPNRGRAAGPENRRALIAAAREIYATEGPSAPFSAIAKRAGVGQGSLYRHFPDRIAMAVAVFEDNIAELDAQLAGPDAGVADLLARVADQAMASTALIGLVTSDLEDPRVTPLGERFQRVVARLVENDRTAGRIGAHVEDADVAMAVGMLASELAHTPEPDRPRVAARAQALFAAAFAPR
- a CDS encoding diacylglycerol kinase family protein, which translates into the protein MASDSDRAGEPGSPRRAALVYNPTKVATPAIRASVEKASAAAGWGPPLFYETTPEDLGDGVARTALDDGADAVLVAGGDGTVRAVSEAMCGSGVPLTIVPSGTGNLLARNLRLPLENRDKMIRATFDGDKVAMDVGFAAMRRADGTHEERAFVVMGGMGLDAAMIANTSPQLKKTVGWVAYVDGAARSLVNAKPFRVMYQIVGHRLHAAKVQSILFANCGSLPGGLSLIPEASVADGELDIVVFEPKGPLGWIFVWRRVAWDNSVLRKFRAGREVLKLRTEDSSVRYSRGEGLDIGSTEGPQAVQLDGDEFGLAVHVTVRIEPASLVLALPKGHALPT
- a CDS encoding FUSC family protein is translated as MSDEEGRRRAGRMPWPTATVATVRSLYTLRPSPGPRWPLALQAALSVAVPIAVMTLVGRPELGYQAATGAFTALHVGQLRPGERARLLPFVAAALIASSALGVLVGPSIAATLVGLVVLTALASAFTFGFRLGPPGPIFFVLVFGVSAHVSAVAPSFSAGEFLLALSGGCVFSYLLAVTPLVLPRVRREPARPVAELMARPVWDAPTVTMILRAVAVAAVGAVVGIWVDPDRAYWIVTSGIAVAAGVVALERRIAISRGLHRAIGTVAGAGLYFLLILVPWAGYALAALLGTLQFVIELLVVRNYALALLFITPLVLLLTGAATGSIGSIAVADERVIDTLVGSALGMLVALVPGLRARKPAAG